The Streptomyces sp. NBC_00691 genome has a segment encoding these proteins:
- a CDS encoding non-ribosomal peptide synthetase/MFS transporter, producing MTDTQDLPTGWSAAKRALLSQRLRGAAAPARVVDPRPADTAPPLSSGQERLWFMDQFAPGSTAYTLAPARRFRGAFDRAALDAALTDLVARHESLRMTFRTTEAGTAEVKLAEPAPFAAAYVDAGADPDPEARAAAALGAVIAEPFDLQAGPLVRALVVRVSEDDHVLALVMHHIISDGWSIDLLNRELDLRYAHHAHGAPGELTPLDVQFGDYAAWQRDRLESGRLDASRAYWRAELDGVPALELPSDRPRPPLLTFDGAATEFRWSPELSLRIGEVARSYGASTYMVLMAAFQVLLSRHTGQRDFAVGSAVAGRLHRELENVVGAFVNMLPIRARLSADLAFGQLISRVRETTLDAYAHQEVPFEQMVNDLSVERDVSRAAVFQTTFAFQNYGDHTAVPAGGPGGLDAEGFGYEATTTHADLALYMREEADGGLYGLFTYRTDLFDAGTVERFVERFELLASAGTADPALPVDRIPMLGAAERTAVLETWAAGPPLPDGGPATLTEALARAAARTPDAPALVFEDRTLTYRDLDRRANALARRLRALGVGADDRVAVCLEQSAELAVALVAVLKAGGGYLPLDPEQPPARLAHLVADAGAKVLITDTVLRARCGDHTAVDLLTDDGAAATEQDGAPLAEVSGADHLAYVIYTSGSTGTPKGVAVQHRQFLNYLAGAGERLRIAPGASFGLLQSLAFDFSMTMLYLALTTGGRVHLLPRRIAGVELAEEIERAGIDHLKMTPSHLAALTADAPLERLLPRRALVLGGEASGRSWAAGIAALGRCAVFNHYGPTEATVGITVHEVTADGLDAPGNTPIGTPLAGGRCYVLDEARNPVPPGVTGELYLGGDRLARGYLGRPDLTAERFLPDPYAAPYAAPYAAPVGARKAGADPYGTGRGVPATGGPETPATGGPRMYRTGDLARWRTDGTLDYLGRGDDQIKVRGYRVEPGEIEAALTALPGITQAVVLARGEGVRQNLVAYLERPAGGAAPAAAELRAALGEVLPDYMVPARYVVLERLPLLAHGKVDRKALPAPADGPAAGAQVDPEGETEQVIAAMWADLLDVPRVGALDDFFELGGHSLLATQVVARMRRAFPDLATPVGVMDLFKYPTVRRLAGLVATPEGERGPRRLLHLLTPERRQVAASVVCAPYGGGSALIYKPLADAMPADWALHSIAVPGHELGEEALDIDEVARLCAEEIVANVKGPLVLYGHCGVGVRLTVEIARRVEAAGREIDAVHLGGIFPFARPKGRGAALAERFAGLAARLRSDQGMINALAAAGLDVDEVDEEQLRLIVRNRRVGTQGAERYFGELYEGEGGTLTAPVIAVCGDRDPATEFYQERFREWHRITGTAAVVVLDEAGHFYLKYRAEELADILTGVHRSIAAGEEARHERTADATWWLAGLSRDVPDTAPAPEPDPGRQGTAERSGPPAESREARRRRPVRPTMGRFLTIATGQQLSMIGSALTEFALPIWIYLQSGSLLHLGLLAAFGLVPSIVVAPLAGAIVDRGDRRRVMLWGDIAAGLTQAVLLALHLSGSLEIWHAYVMISLLSVALAFQRVAWGSAVPQLVPKRFLGRANGVVQMALGLAQFLVPLIAVGILHVIGLGGILVFDVVSYVIATGITLAVRFPDAMAATRRESVGAEIRAGFRRALGSRHFRAMLFWFAVLNIFLSPLFLLVTPLVLSFSTTAAAGWVSTAAGLGAVLGGLTLLVWGGPRRMRLRGVMIATLGLAAACFVTGLRPSVTVVAVGAFGMTYGLALLNGIYATVVQTKVPMRFHGRVIAVNTMVAWSTLPIGFALVAPAGPGLLQPLMDEGGALASSVGALIGTGEGRGIGLLYLVFGLAMAALALVSFCIPVLARFDREVPDAESDDLIGLETLRTRARGAGPEAPQARAKSERNA from the coding sequence ATGACGGATACCCAGGACCTGCCCACCGGCTGGTCCGCAGCCAAGCGTGCCCTGCTCAGCCAGCGGCTGCGCGGCGCCGCAGCCCCCGCCCGGGTGGTGGACCCCCGCCCGGCGGACACCGCGCCACCGCTCTCCAGCGGTCAGGAACGGCTCTGGTTCATGGACCAGTTCGCACCCGGCTCCACCGCCTACACACTGGCACCCGCCCGCCGGTTCCGGGGCGCCTTCGACCGTGCCGCCCTCGATGCCGCGCTGACCGATCTGGTGGCCCGGCACGAGAGCCTGCGGATGACCTTCCGCACCACCGAGGCCGGCACCGCCGAGGTGAAGCTCGCCGAGCCCGCGCCGTTCGCCGCCGCGTACGTGGACGCCGGCGCGGACCCGGACCCCGAGGCGCGCGCCGCCGCCGCGCTCGGCGCGGTCATCGCGGAGCCCTTCGACCTCCAGGCCGGACCGCTGGTACGCGCTCTGGTGGTGCGCGTCTCCGAGGACGACCACGTCCTGGCGCTGGTGATGCACCACATCATCAGCGACGGCTGGTCGATCGACCTCCTCAACCGCGAGCTCGATCTCCGCTACGCCCACCACGCCCATGGCGCGCCGGGCGAACTCACGCCCCTCGATGTGCAGTTCGGCGACTACGCGGCCTGGCAGCGGGACCGCCTGGAGAGCGGTCGGCTCGACGCCTCCCGTGCGTACTGGCGCGCCGAGCTCGACGGCGTACCGGCCCTGGAACTGCCTTCCGACCGTCCCCGGCCTCCGCTGCTCACCTTCGACGGGGCCGCGACCGAGTTCCGCTGGAGCCCGGAGCTCTCCCTGCGGATCGGCGAGGTGGCGCGGTCCTACGGCGCCTCCACGTACATGGTGCTGATGGCCGCGTTCCAGGTCCTGTTGAGCCGGCACACCGGCCAACGCGACTTCGCCGTCGGATCCGCCGTCGCCGGCCGTCTCCACCGTGAACTGGAGAACGTGGTCGGGGCGTTCGTCAACATGCTGCCGATCCGCGCCCGGCTCTCCGCCGACCTCGCCTTCGGGCAGCTGATCAGCCGGGTCCGCGAGACCACGCTCGACGCGTACGCGCACCAGGAGGTGCCGTTCGAGCAGATGGTCAACGACCTCTCGGTGGAACGCGACGTGAGCCGCGCCGCCGTCTTCCAGACCACCTTCGCCTTCCAGAACTACGGCGACCACACCGCCGTGCCCGCGGGAGGTCCCGGGGGCCTGGACGCCGAGGGCTTCGGCTACGAGGCCACGACCACCCACGCCGATCTCGCCCTCTACATGCGCGAGGAGGCGGACGGCGGACTCTACGGTCTGTTCACGTATCGCACCGACCTCTTCGACGCCGGCACCGTCGAACGGTTCGTCGAGCGGTTCGAGCTGCTGGCCTCGGCCGGCACCGCCGACCCCGCCTTGCCGGTCGACCGGATCCCGATGCTCGGCGCGGCCGAGCGGACGGCCGTCCTGGAGACCTGGGCCGCCGGTCCGCCGCTGCCGGACGGCGGCCCCGCCACGCTCACCGAGGCCCTCGCCCGGGCGGCGGCACGGACGCCGGACGCGCCGGCGCTGGTCTTCGAGGACCGCACGCTGACCTACCGCGACCTCGACCGCCGGGCGAACGCCCTGGCCCGGCGCCTCCGGGCGCTGGGCGTGGGTGCCGACGACCGGGTGGCCGTCTGCCTGGAGCAGTCCGCCGAGCTGGCGGTCGCCCTGGTCGCCGTCCTCAAGGCCGGCGGCGGCTATCTGCCGCTCGACCCCGAGCAGCCCCCCGCCCGGCTCGCCCACCTGGTCGCCGACGCCGGTGCCAAGGTCCTGATCACCGACACCGTGCTCCGCGCGCGGTGCGGCGACCATACGGCGGTCGACCTGCTGACGGACGACGGCGCCGCCGCCACGGAGCAGGACGGAGCGCCCCTCGCCGAGGTGTCGGGCGCCGACCACCTCGCGTACGTGATCTACACCTCGGGCTCCACCGGTACGCCCAAGGGTGTCGCGGTGCAGCACCGCCAGTTCCTCAACTACCTGGCGGGGGCGGGCGAGCGGCTGCGGATCGCGCCCGGCGCCTCCTTCGGGCTGCTCCAGTCGCTCGCCTTCGACTTCAGCATGACCATGCTCTACCTGGCCCTGACGACCGGTGGCCGGGTGCACCTCCTGCCGCGCCGGATCGCAGGCGTGGAACTGGCCGAGGAGATCGAGCGGGCCGGCATCGACCACCTCAAGATGACGCCCTCCCATCTGGCCGCGCTGACCGCCGACGCGCCGCTGGAGCGGCTGCTGCCGCGCCGTGCGCTGGTTCTCGGCGGCGAGGCCAGCGGTCGGTCGTGGGCCGCGGGCATCGCCGCGCTCGGCCGGTGCGCGGTGTTCAACCACTACGGGCCGACCGAGGCGACGGTGGGGATCACCGTCCACGAGGTCACCGCCGACGGCCTGGACGCGCCGGGCAACACCCCGATCGGCACCCCGCTGGCGGGGGGCCGCTGCTACGTCCTCGACGAGGCCCGCAATCCCGTTCCGCCGGGTGTCACCGGTGAGTTGTACCTGGGCGGGGACCGGCTGGCCCGCGGCTATCTCGGGCGGCCGGACCTGACGGCCGAACGGTTCCTGCCGGATCCGTACGCCGCTCCGTACGCCGCTCCGTACGCCGCTCCGGTGGGCGCGAGGAAGGCCGGGGCGGACCCGTACGGCACCGGCCGGGGCGTCCCGGCGACCGGCGGCCCGGAGACCCCCGCGACCGGCGGGCCGCGGATGTACCGCACCGGCGACCTGGCACGCTGGCGCACCGACGGGACACTGGACTACCTCGGCCGTGGCGACGACCAGATCAAGGTCCGCGGCTACCGGGTCGAGCCGGGCGAGATCGAGGCCGCGCTCACCGCGCTGCCCGGCATCACCCAGGCGGTGGTCCTGGCCCGCGGCGAGGGCGTCAGGCAGAACCTCGTCGCCTATCTGGAACGCCCCGCCGGCGGCGCGGCACCGGCCGCCGCCGAGCTGCGCGCCGCCCTGGGCGAGGTCCTGCCGGACTACATGGTCCCGGCCCGCTACGTGGTCCTGGAGCGGCTGCCGCTGCTCGCCCACGGCAAGGTCGACCGGAAGGCGCTGCCCGCGCCGGCGGACGGCCCGGCGGCCGGCGCCCAGGTCGATCCCGAGGGCGAGACCGAGCAGGTGATCGCCGCCATGTGGGCGGACCTGCTGGACGTCCCCCGGGTCGGCGCCCTGGACGACTTCTTCGAACTCGGCGGTCACTCCCTGCTCGCCACGCAGGTGGTCGCACGGATGCGGCGGGCCTTCCCCGACCTGGCCACCCCGGTCGGTGTGATGGACCTCTTCAAGTACCCGACGGTCCGTCGGCTGGCCGGGCTGGTGGCCACCCCGGAGGGCGAACGCGGCCCGCGCCGGCTGCTGCACCTGCTCACCCCCGAGCGCCGCCAGGTGGCCGCGAGTGTGGTCTGCGCCCCCTACGGCGGTGGCAGCGCGCTGATCTACAAGCCGCTCGCCGACGCCATGCCCGCGGACTGGGCCCTGCACTCCATCGCCGTCCCCGGCCACGAGCTGGGCGAGGAGGCGCTCGACATCGACGAGGTCGCCCGGCTCTGCGCCGAGGAGATCGTCGCGAACGTCAAGGGACCGCTGGTGCTCTACGGGCACTGCGGGGTCGGCGTCCGGCTGACCGTGGAGATCGCCCGCCGGGTGGAGGCGGCCGGCCGGGAGATCGACGCCGTCCACCTCGGAGGCATCTTCCCCTTCGCCCGCCCGAAGGGCCGCGGCGCCGCGCTGGCCGAACGCTTCGCCGGACTGGCCGCCCGCCTCCGCAGCGACCAGGGCATGATCAACGCCCTGGCCGCGGCGGGTCTGGACGTGGACGAGGTGGACGAGGAGCAGCTGCGGCTGATCGTGCGCAACCGCCGGGTCGGGACCCAGGGTGCCGAGCGCTACTTCGGCGAGCTGTACGAGGGCGAGGGTGGCACCCTCACGGCGCCGGTGATCGCCGTCTGCGGCGACCGCGATCCGGCGACCGAGTTCTACCAGGAGCGGTTCCGCGAGTGGCACCGGATCACCGGAACCGCCGCCGTGGTGGTCCTCGACGAAGCCGGTCACTTCTATCTCAAGTACCGAGCCGAGGAGTTGGCCGACATCCTGACGGGGGTGCACCGTTCGATCGCCGCCGGTGAGGAGGCCCGGCACGAACGCACCGCCGACGCCACCTGGTGGCTGGCCGGCCTGTCCCGCGACGTCCCGGACACCGCACCTGCTCCTGAGCCGGATCCCGGACGGCAGGGGACGGCGGAGCGGTCCGGGCCGCCGGCGGAGTCCCGTGAAGCCCGCAGGCGCCGGCCCGTGCGCCCGACCATGGGCCGCTTCCTGACGATCGCCACCGGCCAGCAGCTGTCGATGATCGGCTCGGCCCTCACCGAGTTCGCCCTGCCGATCTGGATCTACCTGCAGAGCGGCTCGCTGCTCCACCTCGGCCTGCTCGCCGCCTTCGGACTGGTGCCCAGCATCGTGGTCGCCCCGCTGGCCGGCGCCATCGTCGACCGGGGCGACCGCCGCCGGGTGATGCTGTGGGGCGACATCGCGGCCGGTCTGACCCAGGCGGTGCTGCTGGCCCTCCACCTCAGCGGCTCGCTGGAGATCTGGCACGCCTACGTGATGATCTCCCTGCTGTCCGTCGCACTCGCGTTCCAGCGCGTCGCCTGGGGCTCGGCGGTGCCGCAGCTGGTGCCCAAGCGCTTCCTCGGCCGTGCCAACGGCGTGGTGCAGATGGCTCTCGGCCTGGCCCAGTTCCTCGTTCCGCTGATCGCCGTCGGCATCCTGCACGTGATCGGCCTCGGCGGCATCCTGGTCTTCGACGTCGTCAGTTACGTGATCGCCACGGGCATCACCCTGGCGGTGCGCTTCCCCGACGCGATGGCGGCCACCCGCCGCGAGAGCGTCGGCGCCGAGATCCGGGCGGGCTTCCGACGGGCGCTCGGCAGCCGCCACTTCAGGGCCATGCTGTTCTGGTTCGCGGTGCTCAACATCTTCCTCTCCCCGCTCTTCCTGCTCGTCACCCCGCTGGTGCTCTCCTTCTCCACGACCGCCGCGGCGGGCTGGGTCTCCACGGCGGCCGGCCTGGGCGCCGTTCTCGGCGGCCTCACCCTGCTGGTCTGGGGCGGCCCGCGCCGGATGCGTCTGCGCGGCGTCATGATCGCCACTCTCGGCCTGGCCGCCGCGTGCTTCGTCACCGGCCTGCGGCCCTCGGTGACCGTGGTCGCCGTCGGCGCGTTCGGCATGACCTACGGGCTCGCGCTGCTGAACGGCATCTACGCGACGGTCGTCCAGACCAAGGTGCCGATGCGCTTCCACGGCCGGGTGATCGCGGTGAACACCATGGTCGCCTGGTCCACCCTGCCGATCGGCTTCGCCCTGGTCGCTCCGGCGGGCCCCGGGCTGCTGCAGCCCCTGATGGACGAGGGCGGTGCACTGGCCTCCAGCGTCGGCGCGCTGATCGGCACCGGCGAAGGGCGCGGTATCGGCCTGCTCTATCTGGTGTTCGGCCTCGCCATGGCCGCGCTGGCCCTCGTCAGCTTCTGCATTCCCGTCCTGGCCCGCTTCGACCGGGAAGTCCCGGACGCCGAGTCCGACGATCTGATCGGCCTGGAGACCCTGCGGACCCGTGCGCGAGGCGCCGGTCCCGAGGCTCCGCAGGCCCGCGCGAAGAGTGAGAGGAACGCATGA
- a CDS encoding non-ribosomal peptide synthetase: protein MSEALSLTDSIPASPAQQGVWLTDRLGLAREAFHMPVRISFDLIDTAALGRAVDALTRRHPALAARLVERDGQVRQEPAVRRPALVTLEAPADEADLEKRLEEDTARPFALEDGPLSRFTLYRRADGSAELLFTAHHSVFDGHSKDVLTRDLATAYASAPLPAPAAAAGPTADPDTVRRAAEWYGPRWAAATEPVLPGAPRTPTAAGAGDAIEWRAGGAEVRKLAAAAARGGTTVFEFLLATLHGLLRRYGGEAVPVSVPFSTRTPELADEIGMFVNELPVHAPAVEGSPTFAAFASAVRAELRAGYPYRGVPFGTAVAGLGPRVGLAPVSLGYRRRGPDPEFAGTGARIDWSVFNRTARNTLHLQIVETPDTADTPGGGIDFSLQYDPAVLAPDAARRIARHYSTLLAGAVASPAAPLLDLPLLDAAELRSVTTAPNATDRPYPADRTVLDLVRAQAAATPEAIAVSAVDRRLSYRELLLRTDQLAAALRAEGVRPGDLVALHLNRTADLPAALLATLSTGAAYLPLDPGYPAERLALVLRDSGAVLVLADREPAPLVADAAPAVLRLPVPSAEAGDGPSRRRPARQAPDETAPDASPGPDDVAYVLYTSGSTGRPKGVAVGHRALVNLLTSFAGLLDSGPRHAWLGLTSLSFDISALELYLPLITGGRLVLAPDGLAVDGPGLLALIGGEGVTHVQATPSGWRVMLTAGAGAEALGTVTGLAGGESLPLPLARDLRARTARLFNVYGPTETTIWSTCAEIPAEPERVGIGRPIANTQTYVVDAQLRPTPLGIPGELLIGGDGVAHGYLGRPELTAERFVPNPFGPPGTLLYRTGDQAVRTPDGALDFLGRIDDQVKIRGHRIELGEIESALLDHPDIAEAAVAVRTEEDGEPFLTGYLVPATGARSPSPAELRDHLTRTLPAAMAPQRWLTMERLPLTPNGKLDRRALPVPAREVPAPQATGTAAALDTAKSADSADSTDSADSADETTATVRGIWAEVLGLPDVGPEDDLFDLGGHSLTVVQIAARIRDALGVDVDFDIFFDVPTPSGIAAAVRALR, encoded by the coding sequence ATGTCCGAAGCCCTCTCCCTGACCGACAGTATTCCGGCCTCCCCGGCTCAACAGGGGGTCTGGCTGACCGATCGGCTGGGACTGGCCCGCGAGGCGTTCCACATGCCTGTGCGGATCTCCTTCGACCTGATCGACACCGCGGCACTGGGCCGCGCCGTGGACGCCCTGACGAGACGTCATCCGGCCCTGGCCGCACGCCTGGTGGAGCGTGACGGCCAGGTCCGGCAGGAACCCGCCGTGCGGCGACCCGCACTGGTGACGCTCGAAGCGCCCGCGGACGAGGCCGACTTGGAGAAACGGCTGGAGGAGGACACCGCTCGTCCCTTCGCCCTGGAGGACGGCCCCCTCAGCCGCTTCACCCTGTACCGCCGCGCCGACGGGAGCGCCGAACTGCTGTTCACCGCGCACCACTCCGTCTTCGACGGCCATTCCAAGGACGTCCTGACCCGGGACCTCGCGACCGCGTACGCCTCCGCACCCCTGCCCGCCCCCGCCGCAGCGGCCGGGCCGACCGCGGATCCGGACACCGTGCGGCGGGCCGCCGAGTGGTACGGGCCGCGCTGGGCCGCCGCCACCGAACCGGTCCTGCCCGGCGCGCCGCGCACCCCGACCGCCGCCGGAGCCGGTGACGCGATCGAGTGGCGTGCCGGCGGGGCAGAGGTCCGCAAGCTGGCCGCCGCGGCGGCACGGGGCGGCACCACGGTCTTCGAGTTCCTGCTCGCAACCCTCCACGGACTGTTGCGCCGCTACGGAGGCGAAGCGGTGCCGGTGTCCGTGCCCTTCTCCACCCGGACTCCCGAACTGGCCGACGAGATAGGGATGTTCGTCAACGAGTTGCCCGTCCACGCACCTGCCGTCGAGGGGTCGCCGACCTTCGCCGCCTTCGCCTCCGCCGTCAGGGCCGAACTCCGGGCCGGATATCCGTACCGCGGCGTGCCGTTCGGCACCGCCGTCGCCGGGCTGGGTCCCCGCGTCGGCCTGGCCCCGGTCTCGCTCGGCTACCGTCGGCGCGGTCCGGACCCGGAGTTCGCGGGCACCGGTGCCCGGATCGACTGGTCCGTGTTCAACCGCACCGCCCGCAACACCCTCCACCTCCAGATCGTCGAGACCCCCGACACCGCCGACACCCCGGGCGGTGGCATCGACTTCAGCCTCCAGTACGACCCGGCCGTGCTCGCCCCGGACGCCGCCCGCCGGATCGCCCGCCACTACAGCACCCTGCTCGCCGGCGCGGTCGCCTCGCCCGCCGCGCCGCTGCTCGACCTGCCCCTTCTGGACGCCGCGGAACTCCGTTCCGTCACGACCGCTCCGAACGCCACCGACCGGCCCTACCCGGCCGACCGGACCGTGCTCGACCTGGTCCGCGCCCAGGCCGCCGCCACCCCCGAGGCGATCGCGGTCAGCGCCGTCGACCGCCGCCTCAGCTATCGTGAACTGCTCCTCCGTACAGATCAGTTGGCCGCAGCACTACGCGCCGAAGGCGTGCGGCCCGGCGACCTGGTCGCCCTCCATCTGAACCGCACCGCCGACCTGCCCGCCGCACTGCTCGCCACCCTCTCCACCGGCGCCGCCTACCTTCCGCTGGATCCCGGCTACCCTGCCGAACGCCTCGCGCTCGTCCTGCGCGATTCCGGAGCCGTCCTGGTGCTCGCCGACCGCGAGCCCGCGCCCCTGGTCGCCGATGCCGCCCCCGCGGTCCTGCGGCTCCCGGTGCCGTCGGCGGAGGCCGGCGACGGCCCATCGAGGCGGCGGCCCGCGCGCCAAGCCCCGGACGAGACCGCCCCCGACGCCTCCCCCGGTCCGGACGACGTGGCCTACGTCCTCTACACCTCCGGCTCCACGGGCCGCCCCAAGGGTGTCGCGGTCGGCCACCGGGCCCTGGTCAACCTGCTCACCTCCTTCGCCGGCCTGCTCGACTCCGGCCCCCGGCACGCCTGGCTCGGCCTGACCTCGCTCTCGTTCGACATCTCCGCCCTCGAGCTCTACCTGCCGCTGATCACCGGTGGCCGCCTGGTCCTGGCCCCCGACGGCCTCGCCGTGGACGGCCCCGGGCTGCTCGCGCTCATCGGCGGCGAGGGCGTCACCCATGTCCAGGCGACCCCGTCCGGATGGCGGGTCATGCTCACGGCGGGAGCCGGTGCCGAGGCACTCGGCACCGTCACGGGCCTGGCCGGCGGGGAGTCGCTGCCCCTCCCGCTCGCCCGCGATCTGCGCGCGCGGACCGCCCGGCTGTTCAATGTGTACGGGCCCACCGAGACCACCATCTGGTCCACCTGCGCCGAGATACCCGCCGAGCCCGAACGCGTCGGGATCGGCCGCCCGATCGCCAACACCCAGACCTACGTCGTCGACGCACAGCTGCGTCCCACGCCGCTCGGCATCCCCGGAGAGCTGCTGATCGGCGGCGACGGTGTCGCCCACGGCTACCTCGGCCGACCCGAACTCACCGCCGAACGCTTCGTGCCGAACCCGTTCGGCCCGCCCGGCACCCTGCTCTACCGCACCGGGGACCAGGCCGTCCGGACGCCCGACGGCGCACTCGACTTCCTCGGCCGGATCGACGACCAGGTCAAGATCCGCGGCCACCGGATCGAACTCGGCGAGATCGAGTCCGCGCTGCTCGACCACCCCGACATCGCCGAGGCCGCCGTCGCCGTGCGCACCGAGGAGGACGGTGAGCCCTTCCTGACCGGCTACCTGGTCCCGGCCACCGGTGCCCGGTCCCCCTCCCCCGCGGAACTGCGCGACCACCTGACGCGTACGCTGCCGGCCGCGATGGCGCCGCAGCGCTGGCTCACGATGGAACGTCTGCCGCTCACCCCGAACGGCAAGCTGGACCGGCGGGCCCTGCCCGTCCCGGCACGCGAGGTCCCGGCGCCACAGGCCACCGGCACGGCCGCCGCCCTCGACACAGCGAAGTCCGCGGACTCCGCCGACTCCACCGACTCGGCGGACTCCGCGGACGAGACCACCGCGACGGTCCGCGGGATCTGGGCCGAGGTACTGGGCCTGCCCGATGTCGGCCCCGAGGACGACCTGTTCGACCTCGGTGGGCACTCCCTGACGGTGGTGCAGATCGCCGCCCGGATCCGCGACGCACTCGGCGTGGACGTGGACTTCGACATCTTCTTCGACGTCCCGACCCCGTCGGGCATCGCCGCCGCCGTCCGCGCGCTCCGGTAG
- a CDS encoding alpha/beta hydrolase, which yields MAPEVERPAPDDVPGPEDAKEETARTEGSDSGSDAAQPVTGRGRRRPRLRLTLPGCWGALLLACLSFTPSLLPRGGVLQGLICGISAAIGYGLGVVAASVWRAFADREEAREASRGSWQVFVVCAIVLYALSFGLGQYWQHEIRSLMGVTEHDILTTVVSPLVAVLVFWLLLLAGRGLRRLYRWCARLLRRWIGPRAARVVGWLVVAGLSWSVVSGVLLAGFVNGANEAFSVRDNETPEGVHQPTSALRSGGPGSLVPWDTLGREGRVFTGSGPSATDIGAFTHRPAREPVRAYAGLATSDDAETRAERAVADLLRAGGFERANLLVMTTTGSGWVDPAAVDSFEYLGDGDSATVAMQYSYLPSWLSYLVDQSKAREAGRELFDSVYDVWSKLPQDRRPRLFVAGESLGSFGGEAAFSGEYDLRNRTAGTLFAGPPNFNTLFREFSDHRDAGSPEIDPVYKQGRTVRFTDDPTTGIAPEDAPWNGTRVLYLVHPSDPIVWWSPDLALSEPDWIGEAPGGDVLEGMVWIPFVTFWQVTADLPFSTGVPDGHGHTYKAAYVDGWNAVMRPSGFTPQDLERLRTVIQPPPH from the coding sequence ATGGCTCCTGAGGTGGAGAGGCCCGCGCCGGACGACGTCCCGGGCCCGGAGGACGCGAAAGAGGAGACCGCGAGAACTGAGGGATCCGACAGCGGCTCCGACGCCGCCCAGCCGGTCACGGGCCGTGGGAGGCGCCGTCCGCGTCTCCGTCTCACGCTCCCCGGCTGCTGGGGTGCGCTCCTCCTCGCCTGCCTCTCCTTCACCCCGTCGCTGCTGCCTCGCGGCGGGGTGCTCCAAGGGCTGATCTGCGGCATCAGCGCGGCCATCGGCTACGGGCTCGGTGTGGTCGCGGCCTCTGTGTGGCGCGCGTTCGCCGACCGCGAGGAGGCACGAGAGGCCTCGCGCGGGTCGTGGCAGGTCTTCGTCGTCTGCGCGATCGTGCTGTACGCCCTGTCGTTCGGGCTCGGCCAGTACTGGCAGCACGAGATCCGCTCGCTCATGGGGGTCACCGAGCACGACATCCTGACCACCGTCGTCTCCCCGCTCGTGGCCGTACTCGTCTTCTGGCTCCTGCTGCTCGCCGGCCGGGGGCTGCGCCGCCTGTACCGGTGGTGCGCCCGTCTCCTCCGCCGCTGGATCGGGCCGCGCGCGGCCCGGGTCGTCGGCTGGCTCGTGGTGGCGGGCCTGTCCTGGTCGGTCGTCAGCGGCGTCCTGCTGGCCGGGTTCGTGAACGGAGCCAACGAGGCGTTCTCGGTGCGTGACAACGAGACGCCGGAGGGTGTGCACCAGCCCACGTCCGCCCTGCGCTCCGGCGGGCCGGGATCGCTGGTGCCGTGGGACACCCTGGGCAGGGAGGGCCGGGTCTTCACCGGCAGCGGTCCGTCGGCCACGGACATCGGCGCGTTCACCCACCGCCCGGCGCGGGAGCCGGTACGGGCCTACGCCGGACTCGCGACCTCCGACGACGCGGAGACCCGCGCCGAGCGGGCCGTCGCGGACCTCCTGCGGGCGGGCGGCTTCGAGCGCGCCAACCTGCTCGTCATGACGACCACGGGTAGCGGCTGGGTCGACCCCGCCGCCGTGGACTCCTTCGAGTACCTCGGCGACGGCGACTCGGCCACCGTGGCGATGCAGTACTCGTACCTGCCGTCGTGGCTCTCCTACCTCGTGGACCAGTCCAAGGCGCGCGAGGCCGGCCGGGAGCTCTTCGACTCCGTCTACGACGTCTGGTCCAAGCTGCCGCAGGACCGGCGCCCACGGCTGTTCGTCGCCGGCGAGAGCCTGGGGTCGTTCGGCGGCGAGGCGGCGTTCAGCGGCGAGTACGATCTGCGCAACCGCACCGCCGGCACCCTGTTCGCCGGCCCGCCGAACTTCAACACCCTGTTCCGCGAGTTCAGTGACCACCGCGACGCGGGAAGCCCGGAGATCGACCCCGTCTACAAGCAGGGCCGGACCGTGCGGTTCACGGACGACCCGACCACCGGGATCGCTCCGGAGGACGCCCCGTGGAACGGCACGCGGGTGCTGTACCTCGTCCACCCGTCCGATCCGATCGTCTGGTGGAGCCCGGATCTGGCGCTCTCCGAGCCCGACTGGATCGGCGAGGCCCCCGGCGGCGACGTGCTCGAAGGGATGGTCTGGATCCCCTTCGTCACCTTCTGGCAGGTCACGGCGGACCTGCCGTTCTCCACGGGGGTGCCGGACGGCCACGGTCACACGTACAAGGCCGCGTACGTCGACGGCTGGAACGCCGTGATGCGGCCTTCGGGCTTCACGCCGCAGGACCTGGAGCGGCTGCGCACGGTCATCCAGCCTCCGCCGCACTGA
- a CDS encoding DUF3040 domain-containing protein has protein sequence MSHSTDDRRVLAEIEQRLARDDPQLFALFATLIQRFPPVPEESRPSSGRRGRRNLRRPAAILFALIAVLGLILTALLSAQPSPPPGEDTRPGTHSGALLNPPAR, from the coding sequence ATGAGTCACTCCACGGACGACCGGCGTGTGCTCGCCGAGATCGAGCAGCGCCTCGCGCGCGACGATCCACAGCTCTTTGCTCTCTTCGCCACGCTGATCCAGCGGTTCCCGCCCGTACCGGAAGAGTCCCGCCCGTCGTCCGGCCGTAGGGGCAGACGAAATCTCCGCAGGCCGGCCGCCATCCTCTTCGCGCTGATCGCGGTGCTCGGCCTGATCCTCACCGCGCTCCTGAGCGCCCAGCCGTCCCCGCCGCCCGGTGAGGACACCCGACCGGGCACCCACTCCGGCGCCCTCCTGAATCCGCCGGCACGGTGA